The genomic window ATGTTATGAAGCGATTCTGTACATCAGGACCTGTTAATAAAAAGACATGTTATTATGTGGAAAGACCAGATATAATGTAAGAAGTGCTTGATCATATAGAAAACAGGAGATATTTTACAGTATCAGCTTCGAGACAAACGGGGGAAACACATTTTTAAGAGATATAGTTGAAAATATAAAGGATAAATATTTAACGATATTTGTTTCATTTGAGAGTTATGAAGAAAAAGATAAAAAGGATTTTCTTGAAACATTCGTTGAAGACATTGAATTATCCTTATTAAAAATATATGGTACTGCGGATATAAAAATAAAAATACCAAAAGATATAAGCAAGATAAGAAAAATGATAAGAGAAATATATCTGGAATCAAAAAAAGAAATAGTATTAATGATAGATGAATTTGAAAAGTTAGACGAAAAGTTGATGAATCAATTTTTA from Marinitoga sp. 38H-ov includes these protein-coding regions:
- a CDS encoding AAA-like domain-containing protein, encoding MFVSFESYEEKDKKDFLETFVEDIELSLLKIYGTADIKIKIPKDISKIRKMIREIYLESKKEIVLMIDEFEKLDEKLMNQFLYVIRSIYHDKEIYGLRSVILISVSYLSGVLEDNASPFNIAEHMEVPYFTKEQVYDLLPQYEKETGQI